The Heliangelus exortis chromosome 31, bHelExo1.hap1, whole genome shotgun sequence DNA segment CCGCTGTGCCCACTACCGGGATGGGCCCCACTGCGTGGAGAGCTGCCCCGACGGCGTCCTGGGGGAGCGCGGCCCCATCTACAAATACCCGGACCCTGCCCGCGAGTGCCGGCCCTGCCACGAAAACTGCACCCGCGGGTgcggggggggtgggtggggaggagggggctgcggGACCCTCAGCAGTccagggggatggggggcagCGGGGTCCTCCGGGTATATGGGGGatggggggctgcagggcccaCTGGGTGTGTAGGGAGCTGCGGGACCCTCCCCCTCCCCGGGTgtggggggggctgtgggacTCCACATCCCATCgcgggggggggtgggggtcccCACGCTCACCCCCAGCTCCATCTCCACAGGTGCCGGGGGCCGCTGCTGCGGGACTGCCTGGGGGAGGCTCTGCCCGTGTCCAGGTaccggggggctgcgggggtcTCGGGGCGAtgctgtgctgggatgtgctgtgccccccctgctccccagcctttccctgcccccatgggtgctggggaccccccccTCTCCATGCCCCCCACCCTCTCCGTGCCCCCCGGGGTGCTGAGCCCCGGCCTCTCCCGCTCTGCCCAGGAAAACCCCGACGGTGATCGCGGTGCTGGTGGTCGGGgggctcttcctctcctcctcctgcgtcctcctggccctgctctACTGGCGGGGCAAGAAGATCCAGAAGAAGAGAGCCATGAGGCGCTACCTGGAGCGGGGGGAGGTGAGCGGGGTGAGGGGGGCTGCGAGGAGGGGTTTCACCAGGCAGGAAGGTTGTGGGACCCgtccccagctccatccctctccGGAGCTTTCTCCACCCTTTCCCCGCCCTCATCCCGCTctgtccttgtccccatccctgtccctcccccGGCAGAGCCTGGAGCCGCTGGACCCCAGTGAAAAAGCCAACAAGGTCCTGGCCCGCATCTTCAAGGAGACGGAGCTGAAGCGGCTGAAGGTGTTGGGCTCCGGCGTCTTTGGGACCGTGCACAAAGtgagggggggtctgggggggtgggggggctggggtCTGGCTTGGGGCTCACCCTCTCCCCCACCCCGGGCCATGCCCCACACCCCAGGGCATCTGGATCCCCGAGGGAGACTCCATCAAAATCCCGGTGAGCATCAAGGTGATCCAGGACTGGAGCGGGCAGCAATCCTTCCACGCTGTCACCGACGTGAGTGGGGGTTCCCGAGGAAGGGTCCGCGGGGTGGGTGGGGTTTTGTCCTCAGCCCCGGCTGACGCTGTCCCCGCAGCACATGTTGGCCATCGGCAGCCTGGACCACGCTTACATCGTGCGGCTGCTGGGGATCTGCCCCGGGCCCCGCCTGCAGCTGGtgacccagctcctgcccctcgGATCCCTCCTCGATTACGTCCGCAAGAACCGCGGCACCAtcagcccccagctcctgctcaaCTGGTGcgtccaggtggccaaggtcAGTCCCggggagagaaaaggggctgggaggggatggggagggggcggggggcgtTCCCCGCTGACCCCCTCCCCCCGCCGCAGGGTATGTACTACCTGGAGGAGCACCGCATGGTGCACCGCAACCTCGCTGCCCGCAACGTGCTGCTCAAGTCCCCCAGCCAGGCCCAGGTGGCCGATTTTGGCATCGCTGACCTCCTCTACCCCGACGACAAGAAATATTTCTACAACGAGGTCAAGgtgggtgcccccccccccccccacacaccccgGGGACCCCCGTGCCCCGCAGAGCATCCCCCACCCTGCtattcccctcctccccaggtcCCCGGGGAGCACCCAGGGGGGGGCTCATCCCCTCTGTGCCTCCccggggtgtgtgtgtgtcccctcgCCCGCCCTCGTGTCCCCCCACCCACCCGCACCCCCCTCTCCCCGCAGACCCCCATCAAGTGGATGGCACTGGAGAGCATCCACTTCGGGAAGTACACCCACCAGAGCGATGTTTGGAGCTACGGTGAGCAGCCCGCAGCCCACCCGGCCCCTCGGGACCCCCCCCCCGGGGCTGACGGGGACCCCCTCCCCCCGCAGGGGTGACGCTCTGGGAGATGATGACCTTCGGGGCCGAGCCCTACGCCGGGATCCGCTTGGCCGAGGTGCCCGATCTCCTGGAGAAGGGCGAGCggctctcccagccccagaTCTGCACCATCGACGTGTACATGGTGATGGTGAAATGTGAGTgtgggacaccccccccccaaacccccctgcgGACCCCCTCCGGCAGGGTCCTgatcctgtccccagccctaAGAAGGGTCCCGCTCCGGTCCCTATGGCTGGGGCAGGGTCCCGTCCCCGTCCCCACCCCCGGGGAGGTTCCAGCTCTTGTCCCCACCCCCGGGGAAGGTCCCGGTGCTGTTCCTGTCCCGGTTCTcagccccctctgcccccccccccccaggctggATGATCGACGAGAACATCCGTCCCACCTTCAAGGAGTTGGCGAACGAGTTCACCCGCATGGCCCGTGACCCCCCCCGGTACCTGGTGATCAAGGTGAGAGCGGGGACCCCCCCCAGTCCCCcatccccccacatccccctccTCGCAGCCCCTGACCCCTCCCTCCCCGCAGCAGGAGAACGGGGCCGCCCCCCCCGCCGAGCCCCCCACCCTCAGCGACAAGGAGCTGGATGAGATGGAGAcgctggagctggaggaggaggaggaggagctggacgCGTCCTTCGGCCTCACTGCCGGCCTCTACCCCCCACGCCCACGGGGCAGCTGCACCCGGGTGAGACCCCCGGGCCCACGGTGTCACGCGGGGGGGTCCCGAGGCGGGACAGGAGACGCTGGGATGTGAGGAGggtcccccagccccccctgtgCAGGTCCCCCCTACCCAGTGTCCCCCCAGAAGGGGGCTGCACCCCACTCTTGCgatgggctggggggggagtcTCAGCCTCTGTCCCCACCCCATCCGGGTGTCACGGTGTCaccccccctgtgtccccccgCAGAGCCCCAGCCTGCTCAGCCCCCCCGCAGGATACATCCCCATGAACCAGCCCGGGCTCAGTGGCCGCCAGGTACCTGTGGGGCggggggctgggtgggggggggggtttctggggggctgtgggggggccagaggtgctggggtggaggggattccgggcagggctgggttgGCTGGGAGACGccgggggggtgggaggtgaagcagtggggaggggtctggggtCTGCTCAGCCCCGTGTCCCCCTCAGAGCGGGGGGTGCCGGCCCCCCCGGCGCAGCCGTCAGGAATCGTTGGGCCGGACGGTGTCGGAGTCGTCGGAGGGTCGGGGAACGGCCTCGGAGTTGGACCTGGCAGAGGGGGGGTCCCTGTCCGGGAGCCTCTGCCGCAGCCTCCGCTCGCGGGGGGGACAGCGCTTACCTGTCCCAGCGGGAGAGcttcccccccctgccccccagcagcGAGGGCAGCGAGGAGGATGCCAACGGCTACGTCACCCCCAACTGCACCGCACGGGGTGAGGGGTCCCCTCCGGGCTGGGTGGGGGGGGTCCCTCCCTCTGGGAGTGGGTCTGGGGGCTTCCCTCACCTTGTGCTGGGGGGTTTGTGGGTCACATCCCACAGGGTTTGGGGTtcagggtgtggggggggtcATCCCTGTATGGAGGATTCATGGGGTGGGGGCAGCATCCCCAAGGGTGGGGGGAACCCCAAGGGTTGGGGTCCTGGTTAGGGGATCATCTGTTAGGGGTGAGGGTCGTGGGCTTCTGTAGCCCAAACAAGACCCCCCCCAAACTTGGGACAGACACTGGGGTTCAGAGTGTGGGGGGGTCATCCCTGTAGGGTTTGGGGGGTTCATAGGGTGGGGGGAACCCCAAGGGTTGGGGTCCAGGCTAGGGGATCATCTGTTAGGGGTGAGGGTCGTGGGCTTCTGTAGCCCAAACAAGACCCCCCCAAACTTGGGACAGACCCTGGGGGCAGAGAGGGGGGAACCAAGGGGGGGTCTTGGCTGGCACCTAACCCCCTAACACCCCCCCCCCTGCAGAGACCGACCCCACGGGGGGTTCAGtgccagagctggaggaggagtACGAGTACATGAACCGCCGTCCCGGGGGtcccccaggagccccccagccccgccCGGACTcactggaggagctgggctaCGAGTACATGGAGGTGGGCTCAGAGCCCCCCCCGGGAGCCCCCCCGGGcggggggcaggaggaggaggaggactaCGAGTACATGAACAAACAGCCCCGGCTCAGCCGCTCCCTGGGCAGCGTGGTTGGGGGTCCAGGACCCCGTCACGACGTCGCCCCCCCCCTCCACGACGGTTACACCGACATGCGGCCGGGGGAGACCCCCCCGACCCCCGAGGAGGAGCAGGGCTACGAGGAGATGGAGGCGGTGCTGGCCCCACGCTGCCCCGGCTGCCGCGGACCCCccggacccccccccccccctgcatgAAGCCCCTCCGGAGCCTGGAGGCTTCCGATTGTGCCTTTGACAACCCTGATTATTGGCACAGCCGCCTCTTTGCCAAGGCAGACGCTCAGCGGACGTAGGGGACCCCCCCGGACCCCCCCCCGGGGCCCTGCCAGACCCCTGCCCCCCCCTCGGGGCTGTTTACATTGGATATGAaggatcccccccccccctgggGGCATGAGCCAAagctgcaggaggggctgaagggtgggcagaggggtgggggggggcacAGCTCAGCCAGGGGGGGTTGCAAACCCTCGGGGTGCGCCCACTCCCCCCTTTTCCTGGGGTGTGGGGGTGGTGGGACTGATCCTGAGCCCCCTCCCCTtggagctgaggaggagaaCGGACCCTGCAGAGGGGCTCAGGGGGGACTTTGgatcccccctccccccccagccgAAGGTGCTCCCTGTGGGAAGGGActctgggggtgcagggggctgATGTTGGACGGGGGGTCCTGGGCAAGAAGGACCCCAGACTCATTTCCTGGTTTTCCCATTCCCTGCTGGAACTGGAGTGAAGGTTTGGGGGTGCTACCCacactccctcccccccccacgGACACTTTGAGGGGTGTCCCCCCGTGGGTGGGGGGGCTGCGGTGCTCATTAGGACCTCATtaggtgaggagggggctgcgcagcccccccagccctcagccgGGTCCTTTTCCCTGGTGTTTTTCCCAGGTTTTCGGGGGGGCTGCCCGGAGTGGgggggcccggcccggccccccaACTTGGGGTATTGCCCACTCGTGGTCGCGTTTGTACGTGTTGAATAAAGACAACGGGAATCTCAGCAGGTGTGGTGGTGATGCCAGGGGACGGGGACCGGGGGCACCGGGGGTTGCgggggggccgggggctgcggggtgCGTGGGCCAGGGAAGGGGGATGGGGCCTGGGGAGCACCGGGAGCCCCAGGACCGTGACCGCCCCCGGGGGCTCTCCCCGCCCCGCGCTGCTCGGTTCCCGGTGCCCCTCAGACTAcatttcccagcagctcccacgCTCCGCTTCCGGCCGCTCCTTCCCGCCTTCTCTCGCGAGAGCCGCACTGCCTGCCGGGAGCTGTAGTCCCCGGCGTGGGCCGGGCCGTGCTTGGCTGGCGGCGCCGCGGGGGCTGCCGGGAGCTGTAGTCCGGAGTGAAGGTGGAGGGGGGGCGGGGACTCGGCTTCCCAGCGTGCCCCGCGCGGAGCCCGCGCTCCTGCCCTGCTCGCGCTCTCTCGCTCGCGCTCCCGGGGTCTCCTcagcgcggcggcggcggaggggggggcggcggcggccgaGCCCGGGCGGCTCCGACCATGTcgggggaggaggaggcggccGAGCTCACCATCGCCGAGGACCTGGTGGTGACCAAGTACAAGATGGGGGGGGACATCGCCAACCGTGAGTGCGGGCCGAGGCCGGGCGGGAGGAAAGGGGGAGTGTGGGGGGGTAGGGGGCGGTGGcggagaggggagggggcaccGGCACCGGGCAAGGGTCGCGGGAGGCCCGGTGCGGCGGGGAGGAGTGTGGGGAGCGGCGGGCGGTGGCGGGCCTGGGGCGGGCGGTGGGGCCTGGATCCCCCCCTCCCGATGCCTGCACCCCCCGGTGGGTGTCTGAGGTACGGGGGGGTTCGaccctgcttcccccccccccccccctcccggtTCTCCCCGGTTCCCTCAGGCCCCGGCCCCGCGCGGCCGCCGCTGCCGGCACGTGGCCTCCGCGCCCCACGTGCACCGGCggggggagggcagagccccccgggccccccccaaccccaaccccatcccCGCCCTCCCGCGGGgggagc contains these protein-coding regions:
- the ERBB3 gene encoding LOW QUALITY PROTEIN: receptor tyrosine-protein kinase erbB-3 (The sequence of the model RefSeq protein was modified relative to this genomic sequence to represent the inferred CDS: deleted 3 bases in 2 codons); translated protein: MYNNCEIVMGNLEIVLIDHTQDLSFLQTIREVTGYILIAMNVFSSLPLQNLRVIRGTQFYEEKFALFVLLNYNPNSTHALRHLGLNQLTEILAGGVYIEKNAQLCHVETVEWRDIMRDPRLEPVVGDNGKACAPCHESCGGHCWGPGPEDCQKLTKTICAPQCNGRCFGRAPNECCHEECAGGCTGPLQTHCFACRHFNDSGACVPLCPQPLIYNKLTFQLEPNPDTKYQYGGICVRSCPHNFVVDQSSCVRACPNDKMEVEKNGLKMCEPCEGLCPKACEGTGAGSKYQTVDSSNIDTFVNCTKILGNLDFLITGLEGDPWRNISALDPEKLNVFRTVREITGYLNIQSWPKHMHNFSVFSNLVTIGGRSLYNRGFSLLIMKNENVTSLGLRSLREVSAGRVYITENRRLCYLQTVHWAALGRRRADLDIRNNKPRSKCQQEGKVCDPLCSAEGCWGPGPGQCLSCRHYSRRGVCVPTCHFSQGETREFSQGGECFECHPECERIEGNVTCNGSGADTCTRCAHYRDGPHCVESCPDGVLGERGPIYKYPDPARECRPCHENCTRGCRGPLLRDCLGEALPVSRKTPTVIAVLVVGGLFLSSSCVLLALLYWRGKKIQKKRAMRRYLERGESLEPLDPSEKANKVLARIFKETELKRLKVLGSGVFGTVHKGIWIPEGDSIKIPVSIKVIQDWSGQQSFHAVTDHMLAIGSLDHAYIVRLLGICPGPRLQLVTQLLPLGSLLDYVRKNRGTISPQLLLNWCVQVAKGMYYLEEHRMVHRNLAARNVLLKSPSQAQVADFGIADLLYPDDKKYFYNEVKTPIKWMALESIHFGKYTHQSDVWSYGVTLWEMMTFGAEPYAGIRLAEVPDLLEKGERLSQPQICTIDVYMVMVKCWMIDENIRPTFKELANEFTRMARDPPRYLVIKQENGAAPPAEPPTLSDKELDEMETLELEEEEEELDASFGLTAGLYPPRPRGSCTRSPSLLSPPAGYIPMNQPGLSGRQSGGCRPPRRSRQESLGRTVSESSEGRGTASELDLAEGGSLSGSLCRSLRSRGDSAYLSQRESFPPLPPSSEGSEEDANGYVTPNCTARETDPTGGSVPELEEEYEYMNRRPGGPPGAPQPRPDSLEELGYEYMEVGSEPPPGAPPGGGQEEEEDYEYMNKQPRLSRSLGSVVGGPGPRHDVAPPLHDGYTDMRPGETPPTPEEEQGYEEMEAVLAPRCPGCRGPPGPPPPCMKPLRSLEASDCAFDNPDYWHSRLFAKADAQRT